The nucleotide sequence CCTACAGCTTCCAGCAAATCATAAGCTGTGTTTTGATACGGTCTTGCCATTTTCTTACCTCATCGTATTTCAAATTTAGCTATTTGTAACGGTTCTAAATCATTGATAAAATCAGAATACCATTCATAAGCTATTAATTGCTGTTCTAGTTTAAAACTTCTATCATAAGCACTTGCTACTTTACCTTTTATCGTTGTCGTACTGTGCGCTAAGCATAGCTCTATTAACTCGCTACTTAGATTATGCTTATGTTCGTTATCTGCCATTATCGTGCTAAATGTAGCCCTAAAGCCGTGTGTAGAGTGCTTACCTTTGTAGCCCATATCGTTTAAAGCCTGTAGCATAGTGCAGTCGCTCATTATCCCTTTATTATTTACCATACCAAAAACGTAATCATTTACTTTAAATGTTTTTTGAGACTCTATTATCTCTAAGACTTGAGAGCTTAAGGCGGTTAAATGTGTTCGTTTCATTTTCATAATTTCAGAACTAAAACGTATAAAAGTAATGCCGTTTTTTACTTCGATATCGCTCCATTTTAAATTTAGTATTTGGTTTTGTCTTTGAGCTGTAAGCATAGTAAAAAATAGTGCGTTTTTAACAGTAGGGTTCTTATACGTATTTATACTGCATATAAGCTCTTTTATCTCTGCTGGTTCAGTTATGGCTGAACGTGGCTTACTAACCTTTTGTTGATTGTAAAAAACAGCTGTTGCAGGTGTTGGATTTGCTTCTACCACACCTAAAGATAAAGCGTACTTAAATATTCCGTTTATTACCATTTTTACACGTTCAGCGGTTTCTCTAGTGCCTTTTGCCTCTATACTTAGCAGTAAATCAACTATGCTTTTATAACTTATTTTGTTGATTTGTTTATCGCCTAAAGTATCTTTTATGTAGTTTTTATAACGCCCTTGCTCTTTTTGAGCAGTTTTAATCGCTAGTTTGTTGTTTCTAGTTTTAAAGTACTCATCTGCTAATTTACCAAAATCAGGGCTGATACTTTCTTTGGCTTTTAGTATAAGCTCTTGTTGAAGTGTCCTGACTTTATGTCTGGCTTTATTTAGGTTGGTATCTGGATACACCATTTCTTGATTGTACTCATCTGTAATGGAGTGAAAATTAGCATTAATTTTTATTTTGTATTTCTTTATACTCCTACCTTTTAAGTTCGGTTTGTAGATAAACAAGTAAAGATTAGCAACTCCACCTAATGCGTATTTGCTAAATTTACCACCTTTATACTCTAGCTTTTTAACGTCGCTATCTTTTAATGGCGTCGTTTGTCTTATCGTTGTTGTCATCGCACCTCCTTTTTTTTAATCTCTAAACTCTCAAAGGCGTTGTCTTGGTGCTTTGCGGTGGATTTTGGTAACCCCATTGCAAAAACACGAGGTAACCCTTTAAGAGCCACCATTATTTAGTCTAATTCTTGGTTACTAAATCATCTAAATCATCACTTATTTTGAATAAAATACTACTTATTAGCCCATTGACTGCTGATATTTGCTTGTCATTTGGTATGCTATAATATAACGAATCTACAAATCCGGATACTAAGTACTCTAAGCCTAAAATATCCCTTTGTAATTGTTCGTGTTTTAACACATCGATACCAGCTACAGACTCTTTCTTTTCTACTGCTTCACTCATCGTAAATCCTTTAAGATAATTTTATGACTTTAGTAGATTTCTTGTTGCAGTTACTAACAAACTGACATTTTTCATTTCTCAACTTTCAAAGGCGTTGTCTTGGTGCTTTGCGGTGGATTTTGGTAACCCCATTGCAAAAACACGAGGTAACCCCTCAAGTAACCCTTTAAGAGCCACCATTTGCATAAAAAACTAAGAAAATGTAAGCATTGTCAAGAATGGCAAAAGCCTTTCAAACGTTGCAACTAAGTACTTCTGAGAACTGTAAGGAAATCTTAAGAATAATGTAGTGGTGGGTTCACCAGGACTCGAACCTGGGACCATCCGGTTATGAGCCGGATGCTCTAACCAACTGAGCTATGAACCCACTTGAATTGAAGTTGGAATTATATATCTTTTTTACTTAATAAATACTTAATTCCAACCACTCAAGCGACTCAAGCATCAAATCTAACTCTCGATTCTTTGCTTCATTTTATCAAATTCTTCACCTATCACGGATAAATTTGGCTCGTGTGACATTTTTTCTATCATATCATTATATTTATTTACAAGAGCTATAGCCGTGCAAGCAAATACAAATCCTGGAAGTAGCTCATAAACAACACTACTTAAACCAAAACTTATCCATAAAAGTACGCTTATACCACCAACTAGCATACCAACTAAAGCAGATAATGCGCTCATATGACGAGAATACAAACTAAACAAAAGCACCGGTCCAAAACTAGCGCCAAATCCAGCCCATGCGTTGCCTACTACTCCAAGAACAGTATCAGTAGAGTTAAACGCTATCAAAGTAGCGACTACAGCCACCACAACGACGGCAAAACGACCTACTAAAACTTGAGTTTTTTGGCTAACTTCTTTTTTATAAAACGCAAATATAAAATCCCTTGTAATAGAGCTTGCACTTACTAAAAGCTGACTTGATATAGTACTCATTATCGCGGCTAAAACAGCAGATATGATCACGCCAACTATAAATGGATGGAACAATACTTCTCCTAGTTTTAAAAACACCGTTTCAGGATCTTTTAAAGGCATTCCTATTTGGTTGAAATAGACAAAGCCTATAAGTCCGCTAGCCATAGCTCCGATAAGTCCTAAAACCATCCACGATATACCGATAAATCTAGCTTTATCCAGCTCTTTTGAGCTACGTATAGCCATAAACCTAACTATTATATGAGGTTGTCCAAAATACCCAAGCCCCCAAGCAAGAAGCCCAAGCACTCCAAGAAAAGTCTGTCCCGCAAATAAATTTAAATGATCTTTCCCAGCCATTTGAGAATATTTCGATAATTCAGTAAAAAATGAGCTATCACTCGGAGTATTTAAATTTAAAAAAGCAACTACTGGTATCAAAACAAGCACCAAAAACATAAGAGTGCCTTGAAACGCATCTGTTAAACACACTGCTTTAAATCCACCAAAAAACGTATAAAACACGACTATAAAAAGTGTAAAAATAGCTCCCAAGCTAAAATTCAGTCCAAAAAAGCTCTCAAAAGTTTTGCCTCCAGCGATTATCCCGCTGCTTACATAAAGCGTAAAAAATACAAGTATAAAAACGCCAGAGATGATACGAAGCACCTTTGTTCTATCTTTAAATCTATTTTCCAAGAAATCTGGTATAGTTATGCTATCACTCGCGACTTCAGTATAAATTCTTATACGTTTTGCAAGGTATTTATAGTTTGCCCATGCTCCAATGCTAAGTCCGATAGCTATCCACATATTTGCTATACCACTTAGATATAAAGCTCCTGGTAGTCCTAAAAGCATCCAACCGCTCATATCGCTAGCTCCAGCACTCAGCGCAGTCATAACAGGACCTAAACTTCTATTATCAAGTAGATACTCATTTAGGCTTGAACGTTTATTATAAGACATTCTGCCTATCATAAGCAAAACACCAAAGTACAGTGCAATCGCTATATAAACACCAAAACTCATCTCAACCTCCGATGCGATAATGTTGGCGCATTCTACCTAATTTAAGTTTAAAAATATCTATTTTTTTGTATAATTTACGCTTATTCTAAATTTAAACAAGGCTTTAAATTGACAAATTTGCTTAATGAAAAATCTTTTAAATTTCTTTTTTCTATAGCCATTATAGTTATAGGAATTTACTATACTTATCCTATTGATATCACAGAAGCTCAAAGAGACGCTTATATAGATTCGTATCTTACTACGCTAGGTCTTACTTTAGGTGGTATTTCTATAGGTATCGTACTTGGCTTTATACTAGCTTTTTTAAAATTTTTAAATATCAAAATTCTATCATTTATCATAGATGAATACATAGATATAATTCGCGGCACTCCTGTACTTTTGCAACTTATGATATTTGCTTTTGTCATACTTGCTACGCTTAGTGATAACTTTTACGCCGCGGTAATAGCTCTTGGATTAAACAGTTCTGCATACGTCGCTGAGATCGTAAGAAGTGGTATAAATAGTGTAGATAAAGGTCAAATGGAAGCAGCACGCGCAATGGGGCTTAATTACAGCGTTTCTATGCGCCAGATCATCTTTCCACAAGCTATCAAAAATATACTTCCTGCTCTTGCAAACGAGTTTATAAGCTTGTTTAAAGAGACTTCAGTCGTCGGACTTATAGGTATATTTGACCTCACTATGCAAAGTAAAAGCTTGCAAGCAACACTCTTTAGTCCTGAGCCTATATTATTTGCCGGAGTGATTTATTATGCAAACGTTAAACTCTTTTCTCTTCTTGCAAAACTTTTAGAAAATAGGCTAAACAAAAATGATTAAGATAGAAAATTTAGTAAAAAACTACGGAAATTTAAAAGTTTTAAACAACATAAGCACCGAGATAAAAAAAGGTGAAGTAGTGGCTATCATCGGACCTAGTGGCGGCGGAAAAAGTACGTTTTTACGCTGTATCAACCGTCTTGAAGAGCCAACAAGCGGTCATATTTTTATAAACGGTGCGGATATCTTAGCCCCAAAAACAAATATAAACAAAATTCGCCAAAAAGTCTCTATGGTATTTCAGCATTTTAATCTTTTTGCCAACAAAACTGTGATGCAAAATCTAACTCTTGCCCCACTTCAAACAGGACTTTGCGACCTAAAAACAGCGAACGACAGAGCAAGCGATCTACTAAAAAAAGTAGGACTTTGCGATAAAGCAGATGCTTATCCACACAAACTAAGCGGTGGACAAAAACAACGCATAGCCATAGCTAGAAGCCTTGCTATGGAGCCTGATATCATACTTTTTGACGAGCCAACAAGTGCGCTTGATCCAGAGATGATAGGTGAAGTTTTGAGCATTATGAAAGATGTTGCTAGTGGTGGCTTAACAATGCTTGTAGTAACTCACGAAATGGGATTTGCTAAAAATGTAGCAAATAGGATATTTTTTATGGATAAAGGCGTTATAGCAGTCGATGATACGCCAAAAAATATATTTGGAAACTGTACTCATCAACGTTTAAATGAGTTTTTAAACAAGATATTAAATCACTAAAATAAAAAAGGAAGATCATAATGAAAAGTTTTTTTAAATTTATCGTTGCTATTTTTTTAGCAGCAAGTTTTACAAATGCCGCAGATGTATTAAAAGTAGGTACAAATGCTACGTATCCGCCATTTGAGTATATAGACAACCAAAATCAAATCACTGGTTTTGATATGGAACTTGTAGATGCTATAAGCAAAAAGGCGGGATTTGAATACAAAATAGTAAATATGAGCTTTGACGCTCTAATCCCTGCTTTAAAAGCTGGAAAAATAGACGCAGTAGCATCTGCTATGAGTGCAACTCCTGATCGAGTAAAAGCGGTTGATTTTATAAAACCTTACTATACTACGGAAAATTTATTTATCAAACAAGCTAAAAATGCGGATTTAACATCTAAACAGAGCTTAGAAGGTAAGAAAATAGGCGTTCAGCTAGGAACAGTTCAAGAAACAGCAGCTCGCGCTATAAAAGGTGTTAAAGTTATGGCAAATGAAGATATATTTGCAGCTATAATGGCGCTTAAAAACGGTAAAGTTGATGCTGTTTTAGTAGATAGTTCTATAGGCTACGGCTATCTAAAGAAAAACGAAGATTTGGTTGAATTTTTAAAAGAACCTGATGGCAGTGAGGGTTTTTCTATAGCTTTTGATAAAAACAAACACAAAGATTTAATCGAAAAAATCAACCAAACCATAGAAGAGCTAAAAAATGACGGAACTTACAATAAACTTCTTGAAAAATACGATCTAAAATAACTCAGCCCTATTTCGGGGCTAGTTCAAATTTAAGGGCTAAAATGTGCAAACTATACGTTCTAACAGATAGTAAGCTAACACCGCAAAATACTATCTTTGACCAAATTTTAGAGTTACTAAATTCAGGTGTAAAACTAGTCCAATACAGAAACAAAATGCAAAATCACGATATGAAATTACTCAAATCCGTAGTTCATTTATGTGATGATTTCAACGCAAAACTTATCATAAACGATGATCCGTTTTTAGCCAAAACTTGCGGAGCACACGGTGTTCATATCGGAAAAGACGATGAAAATATAAAAAAAGCAAAAGAGTTGCTAGGTAAGAATTCCGTCATAGGAGTTAGTTGCTACAACGATATAAATTTAGCGCTGAAAGCTCAAAAAGATGGCGCTTCTTACGTTGCTTTTGGAGCGATGTATCCAAGCAAAACAAAGCCAAACGCTCCTCTTTGCGACCACGATACTATAAAAAAAGCAAAAGAAATTTTAGGTGCTCCTATCTGCGTTATAGGCGGAATAAATGAACTAAATTTGAAAAAAGTTAGTGATTTAAAGCCTGATTTGATAGCTATAATAAGTGCTGCTTACTCTCCAAAAAGTATCAGCGAAAATATATCAAATTTAAATAAAATTATAAGGAATTAAATGGATTTTTTAAGTGCCATAATACTAGGTATAGTCGAAGGTTTAACCGAATTTTTACCCGTTAGTTCAACTGGACATATGATACTTAGCGCAAAACTGCTAGGGCTTGAGCAAACAAGCGTGTTAAAATGCTTTGAAGTCGTTATCCAGCTAGGGAGCATTTTAGCAGTTGTGTTTATGTTTTTTGATAGACTAAAAGAGGATTTTAATCTTTGGATAAAGCTTATGGTAGGTTTCGTGCCAACAGCTATCATCGGTTTTTTAGCTTACAAACATATAAAAGCTCTTTTTGAACCAAACACGGTTGCTTATATGCTTATCATCGGAGGTATCGTTTTTATCGTGGTTGAACTTTGGCATAAAAAGATAAACTATGAGGGTGATACGAAAACCTTGCACGAAGTAAGCTTCAAACAAGCTTTCATAATCGGACTTTCACAATGCTTTGCTATGGTACCAGGCACGTCAAGAAGCGGCTCTACCATTATCACAGGTCTGCTTTGCGGACTTAGTCGTGAAGTGGCGGCTAGATTTAGCTTTTTACTTGCAATTCCTACTATGTTTGCGGCGACTGCGTACGATACGTATAAAAATGTAGATATATTCGTACAAAATGTAAATGCTATGTGGATGTTTTTACTTGGTGGATTTATAGCTTTTGTAGTGGCTTTTGTGGTTATAAAACTATTTTTAAAATTCGTATCTAAATTTAGCTATATCAGTTTTGGAATATATAGGATAGTGCTTGGCTCAGTGTTTTTAATCTATTTTTTATAGATTAAATTTGATAACAATTACGGGTCGATTAATTTTTTGCTAACAGCTTCTTTTATTGAATTTAAAAGATAATCCATATCATCTTTTGTATGAGTATAGTGCAAACTAACTCTTACAAAGCCCGGCTTATTTAAAAACTCATCATCATCTTTAAGTCCAAGCAAGTCATGTCCGTACGGTCCTGCACACGCACAACCTGCTCGTGACTGAACTCCAAATTTAATACTTAAAGTATTTGCTAATGAATACGCAGAGATATCTTTTATATTAAATGAAAATATGGGTAGTCTTGAAATGGATTTTGGACAGTAACAAATCATATTTTTTATACTTCTTAGACCATCTTCAAAGTACTCAAGATGCTGCTGTTCTATCTTTTTAATTCTATCTAAACTGATATCGTTTCTTAGTTTAAAGGCTAGATAACTTCTTATCAGCTCTGTTATCCCAGGAGTTCCAGCGTCTTCTAAAAGCTCGATATTATCTAAATATTTTACACTTTTTCTACTTACGTAACTTACGGTACCACCACCTGCAAATGTAGGCTGGGTGCCATTGCAAAGCTCCTTTTTTATAACCAAAAGTCCAGAACTACCAACACCGCCTAAAAGTTTATGAGGAGAGATAAAAAGCGCGTCATATAGATCACAGGGTATATTTTCATAAGCAGAAATACTTGAAGCGTCTAAGGCGACTATACCGTTATATTTTTTCACCATTTTATATAAATTTACGATATCAGTTTTGACACCAGTTACGTTTGAAGCAGCGCTAAAACTAGCTATAATTTTCCTATTTTTATTTATTTTCAAAACTCTATCTAGCTCACCCCAGTGAATGCCGCCATCAAGCGCTAAAGGCACTCTGTAAATTTCACAAAGACCACTTCTAAAGCTAACTTCGTTACTATGATGTTCATAAGGTGAGACGATGACTAAAGGCAAATTATTTTTATCTATATTTAAATTTCCTAAAACCGCTTTTGTAGCCGGAGGAATATAAATTCCCATAATTTCTTGAAATTTTTTGATTGCTGCAGTACTTCCAAAACCGCAAGGTAAAAGATAAAAATCATCACTAATTTCCAAAAGTATTTTTAATCCGCTTCTAGCATTTTCGTAATAATTTGTAGTGATTTTTGCACAATCGCTACATTCGCTATGGGTATTTGAATATGTATGTAATACTCTTAAAATTTCATCTTCGACGCCTTTGTATCCGAGTCCAGAAGCCGTCCAATCAAAATAATAAATTCCCTCTTTTAAGATTATATTTTCTCTTACTTTTTCTAAATTTAACAACCATATTTCCTAATTATTTTTATATAATTATACAACAAACAAGATTAAGATTTCAAATTTAAACTAGTTTTTTGTATAATTACTAAAACAATAAGGAGATAATTATAGCAAGTAAATTTTTAGACTCCAGCGACGATACTGGAGTACAAAACATACTTGAGTTTTACTTTGTATTTGATAGAGTTTTGAAAAGTTATGATAATATTTTTGAAGCTATCGAGTATGAAATTCTGCGTAATTATAAAAATATATCTAAACACTTTGATTTTGATGAAAATGGTAAAGAGATAAAAATATTTCTCAAAAAACTTGCAAGAAGTGATAGAAAAAAATTTAACGCCTTAAAACAAATTCCGCGCAAAACAGGAAGCGTAATCATAAACGACTTATTATCAAAAAATATTATACAAATAGAAAAATCCAGAGAGATAAAACCAAAATCAACCAAACATCACAAAATCAAAAAAGAGCTAAGACACTACCAAGTTCAAGATAAAATACATTTTAAAAACAACTTCACACGGTTTTGGTTTAGATTTTGTGAGCCAAATTTAGAATTACTAGATAAAAATGAGTTTGAAACTGTTTTAAATTTAATAAAACAAGGATTTGAGCTATACTGCTCACTGCCTTTTGAGTTAGCATGTATGGAGCTTTTAGCAAAAGAGTTGAATATACAAAAAGAGTTGATTACAAGCTATTGGGATAAAGAAAATGAGATTGATATTTTTGTAGAATTTGATGGTTTTACGATGGTTGGGGAAGCAAAATACAAAGATAGAAAAATATGCAAAAATGTACTAAATATACTTCAAGCAAAATGCAAAAGATCAAATTTAAATCCAAATTTAATAGCACTATTTTCAAAATCAGGCTTTAGCAATGAACTTTTAAATTTAAAAAATGATAAAATACTATTATTTGAAATAAACGATTTTAAGGATATTTATGAGTGAATTATTGACAAACAACAGCGAAACAAAACATATTCAAGATGGATTAAAAAGTCTTATAGAACAGACTTATCTTATAGAAAAAGAGTATAAAACTTTAACCACTTCATATTCAAATTTACAAAAATTTATCCAAGATATCGTTGAGAGCTTAGGTGCAGCTTTATGGGTGATAGATATGGACGGAAAAGCGGTACTAAAAAATGCAAAAGCAGATGAAAATGAACATATCTTAAGCTTGATAGATTTTAAAAAAACAAATCAAGAGGTGGAATTTGGCTCACAATTTTATGCTATAAAAATCACTCAAAATGACGGAAATAAAATAATCCTAGCAACAGATATAAGCGATGAAAAAAGAAGCGCAAGACTCGTATCTATGGGAGCAGTAGCAGCTCATCTCTCACACGAAATCAGAAATCCTATAGGTTCCATTTCTTTGCTCACAAGCACTCTTTTAAAAAGAGCTGATAACAAAAATAGACCACTCATAGAGGAGATACAAAAAGCGATTTTTAGAGTTGAGCGTATCATTAAAGCAACTCTGCTATTTACAAAAGGCGTCTATATAAACAAACAGGTATTTAACTTAGAAAAACTTGAGCAAAACTGCCGTACTGCGATAAATCAATACGCATTTACAAAGGAGATAGAGTTTAAATTTAGCGGATTTAACGCTCAAATTTCAGGCGATATCGATCTTTTAGATATGGTTTTTAGTAATTTTATATTTAATGCTATAGACGCGATAGAAGAAGATGAAGGCGAAACAGGAACGGTAAAAATAGAGCATAAATTTGAAAATAATGAACATAATTTTTATATAAGCGATAGTGGAGTAAAAATAGATAAAGATATCGTTTTTGAGCCGTTTAAAACAACAAAATTAAAAGGAAATGGGCTAGGACTTGCTCTTAGCATAGAGATTATCTCAGCCCACAAAGGAAGCATTGCTTTACAAAATAATCCAAAAGAATTTACTATTAGCCTGCCTTAGCTTCGTTTAATATGGTATCTAACTCTGATTTAAACTCATCACTAACGATAAATTCAGTGCTAAAAATCATCACTTCTTTATCATAATTATTAGTTATTCTAAGAACTAATCTTTTATTTCCATTTTTTTGATGATAAGAGTGAGCAAGCTGATAGATATAATTTATCTTTTGCTTATCTAAACTGATGATATCTATATCAACTTCAAGTTTTCCTGTTATTGTAGCAGGAGTGCTTTGCTCATTGACCCTAGGCTCATATCGTCTTCTATTTGTTTTAAGAGTGTAATTTCCATTTTTTGCATCATCAAGACTAATTATCTGATTTATTATAGGTTTTGACTGAGCATCTTTGTTTGGAGCGACTTTAAAAGCGTATATTTTATCTTGCTCGTCTTCGCTCATATTTGCTATAAATTTACTAGTAGAATCAAAAGCTATCATTTCAGAATTGCCACTTATATCAACTATATTTAATATAGCCATTTCCATACCGCTTTTAGTAGTTCTTGTGTTTATCTGACTCATTTTTCCTATGATAAGTATTTCACTTTCTTTGGTTAAGTTTGGAATATCTTTTATTGTAGAGTGCTTGATAGTATCAAAATAATCTTGAAATTTAAATACCTCATCATCAGTAAGCTTGCTTGATTTAAGTGTAAATCTCTTGTATAAGGCATCATCAAGGCTTATTATATCATTTATTTTTAGCTTGAATTGCTGAGCGTCTTTATTTAAAATAATTTTAAACGCATGTGGCTCATCAAGCTCATCTTGGCTCATAGATTCTATTTTTTTATACTCATCAAATGCCGTAGCTTCCATATTTCCATGGATATCAAGGATATTTATGATAGCCATTTTCTTACCAGTTTTTGTTATCTTTGTGCTTGCATCTTCTATCTTACCTACTACTAATATCTCGCTTCCGTCTTCCACATTTTCAAATTCGCTTGATATGGTGTAGTCTATCTTATCTATTTTATCTCTATACTCGTCTAATGGATGACCTGAAACATAAACTCCAAGTATCTCTTGCTCAAATTTAAGTATCTCTTTTTTATCAAATTCGTCTTTGATATTAACAAGATCAACGCTTATCTCATTCATACTATCATCATCGCTAAATAGAGAATTTGTAGCATTTTTTTTGATATCTGATATACGTTTTGAGTTTTCTATGATGGTTTCTAGGTTGTGTATCAGCATCTTTCTAGTAAAGCCAAAGTCATCAAATGCGCCAGATTTTATAAGAGACTCAAAAACACGTCTATTTACGGTTGTACAATCTGTTTTTGATATAAAGCTATCAACACTTTCAAAAGGTCCCTCTTCTCTAGCTTTTATGATATCTTCCACAGCTCCTACACCAACGCCTTTTATCGCCGCCATACCGTAGATAATGGAGTCGCTTCCATCTTTTTGTATAACGCTAAACTCTCTTACTGAGTAATTTACATTTGGAGGAAGTAGCTTTATATTAAGTCTTTTGATCTCATCGATATATTTTATAATTTTATCTATATTATTCTCTTCGCTAGTAAGCAAAGCAGCCATAAATTCCGCCGGATAATACGTTTTTAAATACGCTGTTTGAAAAGTTATAAGCGCATACGCCGCTGAGTGGGATTTGTTAAATCCATACTCAGCAAATTTCATAATAAGCTCAAAAAGCGCGTCTGCTTTACCTTCATCAAAACCATTTTTTTTCGCACCTTCTAAATACTGAGTTTTAAGATGCAACATCTCATCTTCTTTTTTCTTGCTCATAGCGCGCCTTACAAGATCCGCACCTCCAAGACTAAATCCTCCGACTGTTTGAACAACTTGCATAACTTGCTCTTGATAAACTATAACTCCGTACGTCGGCTCAAGTATAGGCTTTAAAGCAGAAAAAGCGTATTCTATCTTTTTTTTACCATGTTTAATATCTATAAAGTCATCAACCATTCCTGAATTCAAAGGTCCAGGACGATAAAGCGCTATCATAGCTATGATATCTTCAAAGCAGTCTGGTCTAAGCTTCGCAGCAAGGGATTGCATACCGCTTGACTCTATCTGAAATATACCAAGTGTATTTCCGCTTTGAATAGTTTCATAAGTTTTTTGATCGTTAAAATCTATTTTTTCCCATAAAATATCTACTCCAAAACGCTCTTTAATTAGCTTTTTTGCATTATCAATTACGGTTAAAGTTTTAAGCCCCAAAAAGTCAAATTTGATAAGATCAACATCCTCAAGATAATCTTTTGTGTATTGAGTTACGTAGTGACCGGCTTCAGCATTGCTTTGTTTCCACAAAGGAGCCTTTTTCCATAACTCCTCATTGCTTATAACAATACCTGCAGCGTGCATTCCAGGATTTCTATTTAATCCTTCAAGCTCACAAGAGTATTCCCAAACTTGCTTTGCTAAGTCGTTTTTTGCTATAAGCTCACCAATTTTCGGCTCTTTTTCAAATGCGCCATCTTCCATATCGCCTTTTTTATTTTTATGCGCTTTTAGCGTGATACCAAGCTCGTCTGGTATAAGTTTTGCCATAGCATCTGCTTCAGAGTACGGCATACCCATAACTCTTGCAACATCTCTTATAACACCTTTTGCCAAAAGCTTACCAAAAGTTGCTACTTGAGCAACGTTGTATTCTCCATACTTTTCTATAACATAATCAATAACTTCCCCACGTCTATTTTGACAAAAATCCACATCGATATCTGGCATACTTATACGCTCTGGATTTAAAAATCTCTCAAATAGTAAGTTGTAAGGCAAAGGATCGATATCAGTAATGCGAAGAGCGTAAGCCACGAGGCTTCCAGCCGCACTTCCACGTCCAGGACCTACTGGTATCCCACGATTTTTCGCCTCGTTTATAAAGTCGGCCACTATAAGCATATAGCCCGGAAATTTCATATTATTTATAGTATTTATCTCAAGATCTAGCCTATCTTTATACATTTGATGTTTTGAAGGATCGATAAACTCAAGTCTTTTTTCAAGCCCTTGTCTGCACTCATACTCAAACAAAAAACTATCATTTTGCAAA is from Campylobacter fetus subsp. testudinum 03-427 and encodes:
- the dnaE gene encoding DNA polymerase III, alpha subunit (Pfam matches to PF07733.8 DNA_pol3_alpha, and to PF02811.15 PHP, and to PF14579.2 HHH_6); the encoded protein is MSDFTHLHLHTEYSLLDGANKIKVLAKRLKELNIKSCAITDHGNMYGALDFYKTMKAEGIKPIIGLEAYIHNHEDISNKESRQRFHLCLFAKNEIGYQNLMYLSSMSYIKGYYYYPRINKKLLREHREGLVCSSACLAGEVNFHLNLSDRNLKRGAGGYESAKRVALEYKDIFGDDFYLEIMRHGIGDQQRIDDDIIRLSMETGIKLIATNDAHYTTKDSAVAQKIFVYISANKNFDDKVREQVLSEFYAKSADEMSAIFADMPEVIENTNEIVEKCNLEIKLGDATPPNFKFTQEYAKERGITLPNPQNEYDLQNDSFLFEYECRQGLEKRLEFIDPSKHQMYKDRLDLEINTINNMKFPGYMLIVADFINEAKNRGIPVGPGRGSAAGSLVAYALRITDIDPLPYNLLFERFLNPERISMPDIDVDFCQNRRGEVIDYVIEKYGEYNVAQVATFGKLLAKGVIRDVARVMGMPYSEADAMAKLIPDELGITLKAHKNKKGDMEDGAFEKEPKIGELIAKNDLAKQVWEYSCELEGLNRNPGMHAAGIVISNEELWKKAPLWKQSNAEAGHYVTQYTKDYLEDVDLIKFDFLGLKTLTVIDNAKKLIKERFGVDILWEKIDFNDQKTYETIQSGNTLGIFQIESSGMQSLAAKLRPDCFEDIIAMIALYRPGPLNSGMVDDFIDIKHGKKKIEYAFSALKPILEPTYGVIVYQEQVMQVVQTVGGFSLGGADLVRRAMSKKKEDEMLHLKTQYLEGAKKNGFDEGKADALFELIMKFAEYGFNKSHSAAYALITFQTAYLKTYYPAEFMAALLTSEENNIDKIIKYIDEIKRLNIKLLPPNVNYSVREFSVIQKDGSDSIIYGMAAIKGVGVGAVEDIIKAREEGPFESVDSFISKTDCTTVNRRVFESLIKSGAFDDFGFTRKMLIHNLETIIENSKRISDIKKNATNSLFSDDDSMNEISVDLVNIKDEFDKKEILKFEQEILGVYVSGHPLDEYRDKIDKIDYTISSEFENVEDGSEILVVGKIEDASTKITKTGKKMAIINILDIHGNMEATAFDEYKKIESMSQDELDEPHAFKIILNKDAQQFKLKINDIISLDDALYKRFTLKSSKLTDDEVFKFQDYFDTIKHSTIKDIPNLTKESEILIIGKMSQINTRTTKSGMEMAILNIVDISGNSEMIAFDSTSKFIANMSEDEQDKIYAFKVAPNKDAQSKPIINQIISLDDAKNGNYTLKTNRRRYEPRVNEQSTPATITGKLEVDIDIISLDKQKINYIYQLAHSYHQKNGNKRLVLRITNNYDKEVMIFSTEFIVSDEFKSELDTILNEAKAG